TTGATCGTTGATGCTTCCCAAGGGATCGAGGCCCAAACCTTGGCCAACGTCTACTTGGCACTCGAAAACAACCTCGAAATTATTCCAATCTTGAATAAAATCGACTTGCCTGGTGCTGAAGTCGAGCGCGTTTCCGAGGAAGTCGAGCATGTGCTGGGCTTGCCACGCGAAGAAATTATTTTGGCTTCGGGCAAAGAAGGCACAGGTGTGCCCGAAATTCTCGAAGCAATTGTCGCCCGCATTCCACCGCCCAAAGGCACCAACGAAGCGCCAGCTCGCGCCTTGATTTTCGATTCGCAATACAACGCCTACAAAGGCGTAATTGCCTATATTCGGGTGGTTGATGGTACGATTCGCGCTGGCGATAAATTGCGCCTGATGGGGACAGAAGTGCTGACCGAAGCCATGGAAATTGGTTTCTTCCGGCCTGGGATGGTCGCTGGTCAAGCGCTCAGCGCTGGCGAAGTCGGCTACATCGCGACTGGTTTGAAATCAGTGCGCGATTGCCAAGTTGGCGATACAATCACCTTGGTTGATAATCCGGCAACCACCTCGTTGGCTCCTTATGAACCAGCCAAACCAATGGTGTTCGCAGGTTTGTATCCAGTCGATTCGGGCGATTACACCTTACTCCGCGATGCGCTCGAAAAATTACGTTTGAATGATGCGGCGCTTTCATTTGAGCCAGAAACCTCAGCCGCCTTGGGTTTTGGCTTCCGCGCAGGCTTCTTGGGCTTGCTGCACATGGAAATTGTGCAAGAACGACTCGAACGCGAATACAACATCGATCTATTGGTCACTGCGCCGAGCGTGGAATACCAAGTGCTAACCAATGCTGGCGAAATTTTGATCATCGATAATCCCTCGGAATTGCCCGATGTTGGCCAAATCAGCCAGATCGAAGAACCGATGATGTCGATTAGCATTATCGTGCCAACCCGCTATATTGGCGTGGTCATGGAACTGGTCACGGGCAAACGTGGCATTTTCCAAAGCATGGATTATCTCGATAAAGAGCGGGTTGTGCTAAAATACGAAATTCCGCTCTCCGAAATTGTGATCGATTTCTACGATTCGCTGAAATCGCGCACCCAAGGCTATGCTTCACTGGATTATCATCTGAGCAGCTATCGCGCCTCGGATTTGGTCAAGCTTGACGTGTTGGTCAATGGCACGGCGGTTGATGCACTTTCGATGATCACCCACCGTGACAATGCCTACCGCCAAGGCCGCCAATTGGTCGAAAAGCTGCAAAAGCTGATTCCACGCCAAATGTTTGAAGTGCCAATCCAAGCAGCTGTTGGCTCACGGGTGATCGCCCGCGAAACCATCCGTGCCATGCGCAAAGACGTGTTGTCGAAATGTTATGGTGGCGACATCACCCGTAAGCGCAAGCTCTTGGAAAAACAAAAAGAGGGCAAGAAGCGCATGAAGATGGTGGGCAACGTCGAGATTCCACAAGATGCCTTTATGGCGGTCTTGAAGCTCGATAGCTAAGGTACATGCCCTCACCCCCTAGCCCCCTCTCCCACACGTGAGGCGAGGGGGAACCACTCAGCATGAAGACTGGAACGACCCTCGCCCACCTCAGTGGGAGAGGGTCGGGGGTGAGGGAACGTTAAAACCCACCCTTGAAAGCTAACCCCCTCTCCCGCCCAGCATGAAGACTGGAATGCCCCTCGCCCGCCGCAGTGGGAGAGGGGTCGGGGGTGAGGGAACGCAGGCAATCCTTGCAACACCAAACGCCCCTCACCGACTATGGTAGGTGAAGGGCATTACTTTTAACGAACTCCGGTCATCGCAAAGGGTAAAAAGCTAAAATACTGGGTTTGGGCAATCATGCCAGCCTCAAATGCTCCAATATCGCAACGCACTGTCTGATCGTTATTGCCATCGACAGGCCGTGGATAGAGCCGTTGATCGACCAAGCCGCAATCGGCAGGCCCAGCATCAAGCGCCGGACTAGCAGCAGTCAAACTAAAACTGCGTGAACTGCCACCATGCAGCGCAAACTCACCAAGCAAGGGATCAAGATTCAGCAGATCGCTGGCTTGCTGATTGAGCAATTGACATTGGCTCGTCGGCTGCTCCAGTAAATTATGGCCTTGGCTAGTCAGGTTACCAAGACAATCGTTGGCAGTTTGGCTGAGTGTATGCCAATTATTGGCGATCATGCTATTGCTCAGTGCCAATGTGCCGCTGATTGAAACACCAGCCCCACCAATGCCCGTCGCAAAACGATTGGTATTTGAAACCACGGTCGAATTGGTCAGGGTCAAGACCGAGGTAACCCCGCGCTGATCCAAAGCTCCGCCCAAACCACGACTATCGTTGAAGGCCAGCGTGCTGGTATCGAGCAGCATCGTTCCAGCTTGTTGGCTAATCGCCGCACCTGAGGCATGGCAGTTTTCGCGCAACCTATTGACCCCATTGCTACGATTGGCGCTAAACTCGCTGCGATAAATTTCGCTGCTGCCA
This genomic interval from Herpetosiphon gulosus contains the following:
- the lepA gene encoding translation elongation factor 4, producing the protein MAEQTHIRNFSIIAHVDHGKTTLSDRLLEVTQTLSSREMRAQTLDAMDLEREKGITIKMHPVRLEYTAKDGQQYALHMIDCPGHVDFSYEVSRSLQACEGALLIVDASQGIEAQTLANVYLALENNLEIIPILNKIDLPGAEVERVSEEVEHVLGLPREEIILASGKEGTGVPEILEAIVARIPPPKGTNEAPARALIFDSQYNAYKGVIAYIRVVDGTIRAGDKLRLMGTEVLTEAMEIGFFRPGMVAGQALSAGEVGYIATGLKSVRDCQVGDTITLVDNPATTSLAPYEPAKPMVFAGLYPVDSGDYTLLRDALEKLRLNDAALSFEPETSAALGFGFRAGFLGLLHMEIVQERLEREYNIDLLVTAPSVEYQVLTNAGEILIIDNPSELPDVGQISQIEEPMMSISIIVPTRYIGVVMELVTGKRGIFQSMDYLDKERVVLKYEIPLSEIVIDFYDSLKSRTQGYASLDYHLSSYRASDLVKLDVLVNGTAVDALSMITHRDNAYRQGRQLVEKLQKLIPRQMFEVPIQAAVGSRVIARETIRAMRKDVLSKCYGGDITRKRKLLEKQKEGKKRMKMVGNVEIPQDAFMAVLKLDS